The following DNA comes from Candidatus Peregrinibacteria bacterium.
AAGTAAAAATAAGCGATGATATCATTCGTCTTGCTATTCTCCTCTCAAATCGATTTATTGCCGACCGATTTTTGCCAGATAAAGCTTTTGACCTCATTGACGAAGCCGCCGCTATGGCGCGCATGCCTTCTATTTCGACTCCCGAAAAGGAGAAGGATATGGAAAAAGAAATCGAGAAACTCCGCGCCGAACGCGAGCGTGCAAAAGGAGTAGTGAACATTGAGGAACTTACACGACTTGAACAAGAAATAAATGAAAAGACAAGACAGCTTGAAGAAATTCGGTCGCACTTTGAAGAAGAGAAATCGCGAAGCCATGATGAAATTAAGCCAGAACATATTGCTCAAGTAGTTTCTCGATGGAGTGGTATTCCTCTCAATCATATTGCAGGATCAGAAGCAAGTCGTCTCCTGAGCCTAGAAGATGTTCTCCATCAACGCCTCATTGGACAAGATTATGCAGTTAAAATCGTAGCATCTGCAGTACGCAGAGGACGAAGCGGTATTCGAAAACCAAAGCGCCCTATTGGTTCTTTTCTCTTTATGGGACCTTCTGGAGTAGGAAAAACAGAATTTGCAAAAACGCTTGCCGAAATGCTCTTTGGAAAAGAAGAAGCGGTCATTCGGTTTGATATGTCGGAATTCATGGAAAAACACGCCGTGGCGCGTCTTACTGGACCACCACCAGGATATGTGGGATATGAAAAAGGAGGAGAACTCACCGAAGCGGTTCGAAAAAATCCGTACTCCATTGTTCTTCTCGATGAAGTGGAAAAAGCACATCCCGATGTCTTTCATATTTTACTCCAGATTTTAGATGATGGGCGACTTACAGATAATCATGGTCGGCTTATTAGTTTTAAACATACCATTATTATTTGTACCTCAAACCTTTCTTCAGAAATTATTACGAAGGAATATGCCATCTACTGGCAACAACTCGAAAATATGAAAGAGTTCCAACGTGCAGAGCAAAAACGAGCCGAAAAAGGCATCCGAGAACAAGAGGCAAAAGATGAACAGCTCCGAAAAGAACAGGAAATCAAAAAAATAGAAGTGAATGCCTCAGATGAAAGTGATCGTAATCTCCCTCAAAAGGAGGACACAAAGCCTTTTTTTCCTGCACAAGAATCACCAGAAAATCCACCAGAATCTCCTTCTCCAGAGCTTGGAAATGATTTTTGGGAAGGACTAACAGATGAAAAGCAATAAGAAATCTCTTCACTTTTTTTTCCGTCATGGATACCGAAAATACAACACCAGATGAAACAATAAAAAACCCAGCAGAAACTTCTGCGAGACAAAATGCTTTTGTCTCTCCTCTTGCCGAAACAGAAGAAAATTTAGAAATCGATTTTCCAGCAAACGATGAAGAATTTCAAAAACATCTCAAAGGAAAAGTTTTTCCTCAACTTCTCAAGTTTTTTCATCCAGAGCTCCTCAATCGTTTTGACGAAATCATCTTTTTTCATCCACTTCGCAAGGACGAACTCAAAATAATTGTCGAACTCATGCTTCGGGAGCCACGAGAAATGTTGAAAGAAAAAAATATGCAAATCCGTATTTCTGATGAAGCAAAGATGTTTATTTCTGAGAGAGGATATGATCCTGCATTTGGAGCACGCCCACTCCGTCGAGCTGTTCAACAATATGTAGAAGATCC
Coding sequences within:
- a CDS encoding ATP-dependent Clp protease ATP-binding subunit, translated to MPEPQKGSDSTRKEEIKTSPPPNSLRAIDEFFSNSIRRILIFSNEEARNAEAVDIDTEHVLLGMIRNAKQDQVLKQIFEGLKIDLEELEGAARKEVRTGKNKNPDKFLPFSVRTKNVLLESDAERRKWRHHATAGEHLLIALTKGDGVAVNILKKFGLTAEVVSQEVENVVGMGQKKDVLIGEGTPLLDQFGIDMCQQAREGKIDPVIGRAEEIERTIHILARRRKNNPLLIGDPGVGKTAIVEGLANRIVRGDVPEVLKGKRIISLSINSLVAGASHRGDFEQRMEGVIKEAVKSNGEVILFIDEIHTLISAESAGDAAQILKPPLARGEIHCIGATTTAEHHQFIENDPAFSRRFQQVIVPEPSFDETFQIIQGSRDKYEAFHKVKISDDIIRLAILLSNRFIADRFLPDKAFDLIDEAAAMARMPSISTPEKEKDMEKEIEKLRAERERAKGVVNIEELTRLEQEINEKTRQLEEIRSHFEEEKSRSHDEIKPEHIAQVVSRWSGIPLNHIAGSEASRLLSLEDVLHQRLIGQDYAVKIVASAVRRGRSGIRKPKRPIGSFLFMGPSGVGKTEFAKTLAEMLFGKEEAVIRFDMSEFMEKHAVARLTGPPPGYVGYEKGGELTEAVRKNPYSIVLLDEVEKAHPDVFHILLQILDDGRLTDNHGRLISFKHTIIICTSNLSSEIITKEYAIYWQQLENMKEFQRAEQKRAEKGIREQEAKDEQLRKEQEIKKIEVNASDESDRNLPQKEDTKPFFPAQESPENPPESPSPELGNDFWEGLTDEKQ
- a CDS encoding ATP-dependent Clp protease ATP-binding subunit produces the protein MDTENTTPDETIKNPAETSARQNAFVSPLAETEENLEIDFPANDEEFQKHLKGKVFPQLLKFFHPELLNRFDEIIFFHPLRKDELKIIVELMLREPREMLKEKNMQIRISDEAKMFISERGYDPAFGARPLRRAVQQYVEDPLSDALIRGDFESGDTIYIDLAKDGSRLHFRKDVADAQEKIIDPFAVLEQEPLGENLKEKIEETVPQEKLAESEKQNPEETLNEYEEKTPEQKESFFGKMFNGNAKPENEIPPQNGEKHIRFVDGRIVEE